The segment CCGACGAGCCGCGCTTCCAGGTCCTCAGCACCGACCCGCCCGCCGGCACGTCGGTCGAGGAGGGCACCACGATCACGATCGTGTTCTCCGACGGCCCCGAGAAGATCCCCGACGTCCGCGGGCTGAAGCAGGGCCAGGCCGAGCGGGCCATCCGCGACGCGGGCTTCACCCCGGACGTACGCACCGACGCCGCCTCCACCGAGCCCAAGGGCACGGTCGTCGACCAGATCCCGGCCGGCGGCACCGCCGACCAGGGCAGCACCGTGACGATCTTCGTCTCCGCCTACGAGGAGCCGGTCGAGACGCCCACGGAGACGCCGACCGAGGCTCCCACCGAGACACCCACGGAGACACCCACCGTGCCTCCGACCGAGACGCCCACGGAGACCCCGCCGGCGTGACCGCGGTGATCGCCGCCGTGGACTACTCCGGGATCGGGGTCGCGTAGGTGAGGTCGAGCAGGCCCTCGTAGGGCGGCGCGACCGCCGAGTCCAGGCGGGTCATGTCCCACGAGACGCCGCCGCCGGGCACGAGGGTGTAGTCGCGGTAGGTCGCGAGGATGGGGTCGGTGGTGAGCTCGGCCTCCATCGCGGCCGGGTCGCCGATGCCCACGATCACGTAGGGCGGCGAGTAGGGGATGCCGTGGAGGGTGACCTGGTTGCCCTCGCACTTGATGCCGGTCGTGGAGATCAGCCGCTGCCCCTGGATGGTGACCGCCTCGGCGCCGGCGTTCCACATGGCGTTGGCGACGGCCTGGATGTCCTGCTGGTGCACCACCAGGTCGTTGGGGTCGCCCTCGTAGGCCATCCGCGACTCCTCGGAGGCGTCGTCGAGGGAGACCTTCACGGCCTGGCCGGTCTTCTCGGTCAGCCCCGCGGGGTCGACGAGGGTCGCGATCTCGTCCTGCGCGCGCTTGACCGACCGGTCGCCGAGCTGGGTGCTGAGCGCCTCGACCTCGGCGTTGAGCGAGCCGGCCTGCGCGGTGAGCTCGGCCGCCTCGTCGCGCTCGGCGCGGACCACGGAGGCGAGGTCGGTGAGCCGTCCGCCGCGGAGGTCGAAGCCGTCGCTCTGCTCCGCGCTGACCGCGAACAGGCCTCCGATGAGCAGGATCATGACCGGGGTCGCCACCCGCCACAGGCGACGACGCCCGGGGGACGAGTGGGACGGTGACCGCATGACGACTACGCTAACCCCCCGTCGGGCACCGTACCGCCCGTGACCGGCGCTGCGAGCGCGCCGGGACCCTGACAGACCAGCCCCAGGAGCAGCAGTGTCGAAGTCCCCCACGGTCACCTCCCCGGAGAAGACGTCGCTCTTCACCCCGAGGTTCGTGATCGCCCTGGTGCTCATCCTCGCCGGCATCGGCTGGCTGGTCTTCTACTACGTCCAGGCCCGGGGCAACCCGCTCGCCTTCCCGCCGGTCGAGGGCACGCCCAAGGCTGTCGCCGACCTCGGCGACTGGAACTACCTCATCGGCTTCGGGCTCCTGCTGGTCGGCCTGATGGTCTCCGCCCACCCCTCCACGCCCCTCGGCCGCGGCCGCGGCGTCGTGGTCGGCATGCTGGGCTGCTTCCTCATCGGCCTGGTGTGGATCTGCACCTTCTACGTCTTCTCCGACGACCTCTCCAAGCTGCCGATCTTCAACGACCTCGGCCAGTGGAACCTCGTCGTCGGCATCGCCTTCATGGCGGTCGGGTTCAGCTTCGCGACCAAGTGGGAGTAGGTTCTCCCTCGGCCCGGTGATCCGGGTCACCACGGCACTCTCGCCTCGAGCGGTGAGTGAGGCGCCTTCCTGGGGAAGGGAAGGCGTCTCTCTCACCGCTCGAGTCGATTTCAGGGCGACTTGTCAGGCACGGAGATATCCCCACTGTGGACAACGCCTGTGGAGAATTACACGCCTGTAGTTATCCACACCTGTGTGCACAGCTGGGGAGAACGAGCGCGGCGCTCGACGCCCCGGCTCACGATGCCCGCGAGACGACGCAGCCCCCGCCTCCGCGTCGTACGACGAGGGGGCGGGGGCCGGTGAGCCCGCCCGGGCAGGCGTCAGGACAGGGCGACGTCCTGCACGAGCGCGAGCCCGAGGAGGACGGCCAGCAGGAGGCCCAGGCCGACCCACTGCACGAGCGCGCGCCTGGAGGCCGGGGCGTAGGCGATGATCGCCGCTGCCAGCGCCCCGCCGAGGAGGCCACCGAGGTGGCCCTGCCAGGAGATGTAGCGCCAGCCCACCACCGTGATGACGACGCCGAGGACGAGGTTCTGCACGAGCCACTGCGAGTTGAGCCGGGCCTTGCGGGCCAGGACCAGCAGGGCGCCCAGCAGACCGAAGATCGCTCCGGAGGCACCGACGGTGGAGGTGAAGTCGTAGCTGAACCACACCACCATCACCGATCCGGCGACGGCGCTGATCAGGTAGATGGCCAGGAAGCGCGCCCGGCCCACGATGCCCTCGAGCGCAGGGCCGAAGAGGAACAGGGCGAACATGTTCATCGCCAGGTGCCAGATCTCGACGTGGGTGAACGCCGCCGTCAGCAGCTGCCACCAGGCCCCGTCGGAGAAGCCGGCCTGGAAGGTCGCCCCTGACGCCTCGCAGACCCGCTCCTCGATGTCGTAGAGCGAGCCGTTGGCCGGGTCGCACACCCCGACCGGTCGCAGCGCCAGCAGGTGGGTCAGCCACGAGGTGCGACCACCCGTGATGGTGATCGCCAGCCACACCACCGCGTTGATGCCGATCAGGACGAACGTCGTCAGCCGCGGGTCGGCGCTGCGCTCCCCGCCGTACATGGCGCGGTTCTGGCGCGAGCCCTTGCTGGCCTCCTTGACGCAGTCGGGGCACTGGAAGCCCACCGCGGCGTCACGCATGCAGTCCGGACAGATCGGCTTGTCGCAGCGCTGGCAGCGGATCCAGGTCTCGCGGTCGGGGTGCCGGTAGCAGGTGGGCACCCCGGCCGCGGTCTGGTCCGCGGACGGCCCCTCAGGCGGCTGGGTCATGGCGGGGACGTGGCTGGGTCAACGTGGATCGCGTCGCGGTGTGCGGACCGGGGTGGGTCAGCGCTCGATGGTGACCGACTCGAAGACCACCGGCTCCTGCGGGCGGTCCATCGCGCCGGTGGGGGAGGTGGCGATCGCGTCGACCACGTCGCGGCTGGCCTGGTCGGCCACCTCACCGAAGATCGTGTGCTTGCGGTTGAGCCACGGGGTGGCGCCGACGGTGATGAAGAACTGCGAGCCGTTGGTGCCCGGGCCGGCGTTGGCCATCGCGAGAAGGTAGGGCTTGTCGAAGACCAGCTCGGGGTGGATCTCGTCCTTGAAGGTGTAGCCCGGGCCGCCGGTGCCGGTGCCGAGGGGGCAACCGCCCTGGATCATGAAGCCGTCGATGACGCGGTGGAAGCCGAGGCCGTCGTAGTACTTCTCGCCCGAGCGGCCGGCGTCGTCGCGGTAGTCCTTGGTGCCCTCGGCGAGGCCGACGAAGTTCTCGACGGTCTCGGGAGCGTGGTTGGGGAACAGGTTGACGACGATGTCGCCCCGGTTGGTCTTGAAGGTCGCCTTGGGGTCGGCCATGGGATGTACCTCTCAGCTGTGGGTCTGTCGTACGTCGAAGTGGCGCGGCACGGCTGCCGTGCGCCTCGATCCTGCCACGCCGCGCCCACCCGCGAGCCAGGCAGGGCGCCCGCGTGACGTCGTCCGTCTCGCCCACCCGGTCGGGGCTGGTCGCGTCAGGGTGGCCGTGGTGAGATGGAGCCACACTGACTGAGGAGGTCACGCATGCCTTTCGGCCGCAAGAAGTCCCTGATGGACCGTGCGCACGACTACGTGGAGCAGCTCTCGGAGACCGTCACCGACACCGTCGTCCCCCAGCTGGAGTCGGCGTGGGAGCAGGCGGTGGAGAAGGCCGGACCCGCGCTGACCGACGCGCGTGACAAGGCCCAGCCGCTGCTCGAGGAGGGGCGCACCCGCGCCACCGAGGCGGCCGCGGCCGGAGCCGCGCTCGCAGCCGTCAAGGGCGCCGAGGCGCGCGAGAAGGCTGCCCCGCTGCTGGCCGAGGCACGCGCCACCGCCGCCGACAAGGCGGCCGTCGCCGCCGCTCTCGCTTCCGAGCGGGCCGCGGAGGGTCGCGACATCGCCGTGGCCAAGGTCAACGAGCTGCGTGGCGTCGAGCCCGAGCCGCAGGGCAGCAAGCTGAAGAAGCTCCTGGTGCTCACCGGGCTGCTCGCCGTCGGCGGTTTCGTGTTCAGCAAGCTCAAGGGCAAGCAGGACGCCGAGGCCAACTGGCAGTCGACCTACGTGCCACCGGCCCCGCCGAAGCCCGCCACCACGACCGGGTCGGCCACCCCGC is part of the Nocardioides cavernae genome and harbors:
- a CDS encoding peptidylprolyl isomerase, with product MADPKATFKTNRGDIVVNLFPNHAPETVENFVGLAEGTKDYRDDAGRSGEKYYDGLGFHRVIDGFMIQGGCPLGTGTGGPGYTFKDEIHPELVFDKPYLLAMANAGPGTNGSQFFITVGATPWLNRKHTIFGEVADQASRDVVDAIATSPTGAMDRPQEPVVFESVTIER
- a CDS encoding rhomboid family intramembrane serine protease; the encoded protein is MTQPPEGPSADQTAAGVPTCYRHPDRETWIRCQRCDKPICPDCMRDAAVGFQCPDCVKEASKGSRQNRAMYGGERSADPRLTTFVLIGINAVVWLAITITGGRTSWLTHLLALRPVGVCDPANGSLYDIEERVCEASGATFQAGFSDGAWWQLLTAAFTHVEIWHLAMNMFALFLFGPALEGIVGRARFLAIYLISAVAGSVMVVWFSYDFTSTVGASGAIFGLLGALLVLARKARLNSQWLVQNLVLGVVITVVGWRYISWQGHLGGLLGGALAAAIIAYAPASRRALVQWVGLGLLLAVLLGLALVQDVALS
- a CDS encoding cell division protein CrgA yields the protein MSKSPTVTSPEKTSLFTPRFVIALVLILAGIGWLVFYYVQARGNPLAFPPVEGTPKAVADLGDWNYLIGFGLLLVGLMVSAHPSTPLGRGRGVVVGMLGCFLIGLVWICTFYVFSDDLSKLPIFNDLGQWNLVVGIAFMAVGFSFATKWE
- a CDS encoding DUF881 domain-containing protein: MRSPSHSSPGRRRLWRVATPVMILLIGGLFAVSAEQSDGFDLRGGRLTDLASVVRAERDEAAELTAQAGSLNAEVEALSTQLGDRSVKRAQDEIATLVDPAGLTEKTGQAVKVSLDDASEESRMAYEGDPNDLVVHQQDIQAVANAMWNAGAEAVTIQGQRLISTTGIKCEGNQVTLHGIPYSPPYVIVGIGDPAAMEAELTTDPILATYRDYTLVPGGGVSWDMTRLDSAVAPPYEGLLDLTYATPIPE